ACTTAAATCTGAAATCTATATAAATACAACAAAAGGTAATTCGAAcagatatattaatataatagcAACAAAAAGGTAGTgtatattacataatataacgTCATAATAATTATAAACACATGACAAGTCTACGCAAATTTGAAAAGAATAAAACACTTTCTTTTCAAGAAGCAACAAAGAATAATAAAGTTACCACTTACATTGTTATAAATGGATGAAAGAGAGCATTtgcaattatatttttctgGCTCAAGCCACCACTGCTCTCTTCCCTTTGCTGCTTTTGGTACTATCTTTCTTCCTTCTTGAAATGCCTGTGATGGGATGACCCAGAGGACCTGACCAGGTCTGAACTTGTGTTGGCGGTTCATCTTTCGAAAAATTGAAAGAAGTGGAAGTGAAGGATGACGCCATGTCTGGTGGGACGAACGTCGGGTCTATGTGCTGCGAGGCTCCCAATGGTACCCCCATTGCTCCACCGTCCTGGTGTGGTGGCGGAAACTTCTCGCTCTTGCTTTTTGCGTTTGCGTGTGTGATTAATCTCCTCCTCTGTTTTTTAGTGTCAAAGATAATGTTAATGAATCGATCTTTATGCATAGAGAATATTTCACTGTACCGGTGGAATAAAACCATTATTCAGCTCACATCCTAACATATACAAGTGTATGCCGCAAAACCAATTTATAACAACAA
The sequence above is drawn from the Brassica napus cultivar Da-Ae chromosome C9 unlocalized genomic scaffold, Da-Ae chrC09_Random_61, whole genome shotgun sequence genome and encodes:
- the LOC125595160 gene encoding probable serine/threonine-protein kinase At1g54610; the encoded protein is MDAKRRDEETRRQRAASKAQGDGARKNRHRERSNRALPAPEANAELQSNVDRRRLITHANAKSKSEKFPPPHQDGGAMGVPLGASQHIDPTFVPPDMASSFTSTSFNFSKDEPPTQVQTWSGPLGHPITGISRRKKDSTKSSKGKRAVVA